In Bacteroides coprosuis DSM 18011, the following are encoded in one genomic region:
- a CDS encoding sulfatase (COGs: COG2194 membrane-associated metal-dependent hydrolase~InterPro IPR000917~KEGG: bfs:BF3209 putative sulfatase~PFAM: Sulfatase~SPTR: Arylsulfatase;~IMG reference gene:2504107000~PFAM: Sulfatase), translating to MINRFLHQILGLKIGSKSLFYTFLLVNLIPNLFLLYTEPYNFSGKLLLILLPLGVYLSFLSLSKRQGAMQLWLTPLFFFHAFQLVVFSLFKEDVIAVDMFLNLVTTNVSEATELLGSILLPTLLVCVVYILAIVGAARSFKSKTYYSQSFRNKNLMAGLIIILGSLPLFLSAKEVNTQHFTCHENLYPVNVFYNMGFSIDKFYKINNYKTTSKDFSFQAQKDSVSSQREVYVLVIGETSRADNWQLYGYERETNPYLKKDDSVIFFRDALTQSNTTHKSVSILLSGASAENYDCIYSQKSLIEAFKETGFTTVFLSNQAKNSSFIEYFAQEAEYLEYYRSRNIQTNHFDEVLLHRLQHYIESVTGNLLIVVHTYGSHFNYNERYPKEFAQFMPDQFSRIDKKNREMMVNAYDNSILYTDYFLHRIGQILDESGLCAAYLYISDHGEDIMDDDRERFLHASPNPTYYQLRVPLVTWFSENYEITYPEKVQAAHDNSIKPVSSSMVFHTFLDMADIQTDYLHKNNSLVSTHFTPSMRMYLGDHDNPIPYYQTNLKRQDKEMIQIHGLSVE from the coding sequence ATGATAAATAGGTTTTTACATCAGATTTTAGGACTGAAGATAGGTTCAAAAAGCTTGTTTTATACTTTCCTTTTGGTAAACTTAATACCAAACCTATTTCTATTGTACACAGAGCCTTACAACTTTAGTGGAAAACTTTTACTTATTTTATTACCACTGGGCGTGTATTTAAGTTTCTTGTCTTTGAGCAAAAGGCAAGGGGCAATGCAGTTGTGGCTCACTCCACTATTTTTCTTCCATGCCTTCCAATTGGTGGTTTTTTCCTTATTTAAGGAGGATGTTATTGCGGTAGATATGTTTTTAAACCTCGTTACTACCAATGTTTCGGAGGCTACAGAATTGCTTGGAAGCATCTTGCTGCCTACGCTCTTGGTGTGTGTGGTCTATATCCTCGCTATTGTGGGTGCTGCACGGAGCTTTAAAAGCAAAACTTATTATTCCCAATCGTTTAGAAATAAAAACTTGATGGCTGGGCTTATTATTATTTTGGGTTCTTTGCCTCTGTTTTTATCTGCCAAAGAGGTTAATACGCAGCATTTTACGTGTCATGAAAATCTTTACCCTGTAAATGTATTCTACAATATGGGCTTTTCTATTGATAAGTTTTATAAGATCAATAATTACAAAACGACTTCGAAAGATTTCTCTTTTCAGGCTCAAAAAGACTCTGTAAGTAGTCAGCGTGAGGTGTATGTACTGGTTATTGGCGAGACATCTCGTGCAGATAATTGGCAACTGTATGGGTACGAACGTGAAACAAATCCGTATCTCAAAAAGGATGATTCGGTGATTTTCTTTAGGGATGCTCTAACACAATCCAATACTACCCACAAGAGTGTTTCGATTTTGTTATCGGGGGCTTCAGCCGAAAACTACGACTGTATCTACTCACAAAAGAGCTTGATAGAGGCTTTCAAGGAGACGGGTTTTACTACTGTTTTCCTCTCCAATCAGGCTAAGAACAGTTCGTTTATTGAGTACTTTGCGCAAGAAGCCGAGTACCTAGAATATTATCGTTCTCGAAATATACAAACCAATCACTTTGATGAAGTGTTGCTCCATCGTTTGCAACATTATATAGAGTCGGTTACTGGCAATCTGCTTATTGTAGTTCATACCTATGGTTCACACTTTAATTATAATGAGAGATACCCCAAGGAGTTTGCTCAGTTTATGCCCGATCAATTCTCTCGTATTGATAAAAAGAATAGGGAGATGATGGTGAATGCTTATGATAATAGCATCTTATATACCGATTATTTTTTGCATCGTATCGGCCAGATTTTAGATGAAAGTGGCTTGTGTGCAGCTTATCTTTACATCTCCGATCATGGAGAAGATATTATGGATGATGATAGAGAACGTTTTCTTCATGCTTCGCCCAATCCTACTTATTACCAATTGCGTGTGCCTCTAGTTACTTGGTTCTCAGAAAACTATGAGATAACTTACCCCGAAAAGGTGCAGGCGGCACATGATAATTCTATCAAACCCGTATCTAGTAGCATGGTGTTTCATACCTTTTTAGATATGGCTGATATTCAGACCGATTATCTTCATAAAAACAATTCTTTAGTTAGCACTCATTTTACTCCTTCTATGCGAATGTACTTGGGAGATCATGATAATCCTATCCCTTATTACCAAACGAATTTGAAGCGTCAAGATAAAGAGATGATCCAGATTCATGGATTAAGTGTGGAATAA
- a CDS encoding hypothetical protein (KEGG: bfs:BF2082 hypothetical protein~SPTR: Putative uncharacterized protein;~IMG reference gene:2504107003~PFAM: Protein of unknown function (DUF3298)) — protein sequence MKKIGFKTGLMALAVFAFAACSSNNEVGNLTFKKFTNEENIYLMGDKNAPHAEFSLNMEYPVKGEPSIHHWVQEQISDFVLGTSYGPLEPQAAVDKCAETYKNAYLSDVESLYKEELAEVGDASKVGVWYNYYQHKESTVDFYAKSLLVIESTFSHFTGGAHGIHLVNYLNLDLTNLNKVRIQDIFNANYEANLVSLIKDQFKKDLKVESLEDVGFWEDSIQPTENMKLSATGITFLYNVYEIAPYAMGAQEVTLTYAQLSDLLNKENPIIKELLNI from the coding sequence ATGAAAAAGATAGGTTTTAAAACGGGTTTAATGGCATTAGCTGTTTTTGCTTTTGCTGCTTGTTCTTCAAATAATGAAGTAGGTAACTTAACATTTAAGAAATTCACGAATGAGGAAAATATCTATTTGATGGGTGATAAAAATGCACCTCATGCAGAGTTTTCACTCAATATGGAATATCCTGTAAAAGGAGAACCTAGCATTCATCATTGGGTACAAGAGCAGATTTCAGACTTTGTATTGGGTACAAGTTATGGACCCCTTGAGCCTCAGGCTGCTGTAGATAAGTGTGCCGAAACCTATAAAAATGCTTATCTTTCTGATGTAGAATCTCTTTACAAAGAAGAGTTGGCAGAAGTGGGTGATGCTTCTAAAGTAGGTGTGTGGTACAATTATTACCAACATAAGGAATCTACGGTTGACTTTTATGCCAAGAGCTTACTTGTAATTGAAAGTACTTTTAGCCATTTTACGGGTGGTGCACATGGTATTCACTTAGTTAACTATTTGAATTTAGATTTGACCAACTTGAACAAAGTAAGAATTCAAGATATTTTCAATGCGAACTACGAAGCCAATTTAGTATCGCTTATTAAAGATCAGTTCAAGAAAGACTTGAAAGTAGAGTCTTTGGAAGATGTAGGCTTTTGGGAAGATAGCATACAGCCCACAGAAAACATGAAGCTGTCTGCTACAGGTATCACCTTCTTATACAATGTATATGAAATAGCTCCTTATGCTATGGGTGCTCAAGAAGTAACACTTACCTATGCTCAGTTGTCAGACTTATTAAACAAAGAGAATCCGATAATCAAAGAATTATTAAATATCTAA
- a CDS encoding hypothetical protein (KEGG: bfs:BF2082 hypothetical protein~SPTR: Putative uncharacterized protein;~IMG reference gene:2504107008~PFAM: Protein of unknown function (DUF3298)) — MLIANSISGWAQSRGSLVFETKQWQHDYAISNSSFSPKYKHDIKLSYASAGDEKVKNFVNREIIITALGEKYGDLSTEQAVEKYLTDKTNLYVKDIQKEYNEDKQRTSVPVKDLIRRYSYSMKFSTQLLSYWNSMLVYQFTWFDSKYGGNGLIGSQYVNLDLYNFKVLTYHDIFKKGTDSQVTQLIKESMLEYFGVESEEEIKDLGADITRLKPAEKFVLEPKGIRFIYEPYELNSDARGDLNITIPYSALKQYMNTNNTAIRMIVAK; from the coding sequence ATGCTTATTGCCAACTCAATAAGTGGATGGGCTCAAAGCAGAGGAAGCCTTGTTTTTGAAACCAAACAATGGCAACATGATTATGCTATTTCAAATAGCTCGTTTTCTCCTAAATACAAACACGATATTAAACTCTCTTATGCTAGTGCAGGAGATGAAAAAGTAAAGAATTTTGTAAATAGAGAAATCATCATTACTGCTTTGGGAGAGAAATACGGAGATCTTTCTACTGAGCAAGCTGTGGAAAAATACTTGACAGATAAGACCAATTTGTACGTAAAAGATATTCAGAAGGAATACAATGAGGACAAACAAAGGACATCTGTGCCTGTAAAAGATCTCATCAGACGATACAGCTATAGCATGAAATTTTCTACTCAACTGCTTTCTTATTGGAATAGTATGTTGGTTTATCAGTTTACTTGGTTTGATAGTAAATATGGTGGAAACGGACTTATTGGTTCGCAATATGTGAACCTAGACCTTTACAACTTCAAAGTTTTAACATACCACGATATTTTCAAGAAAGGTACAGATTCTCAAGTAACTCAATTAATAAAAGAGAGTATGCTCGAGTATTTTGGAGTAGAATCAGAAGAGGAAATTAAAGATTTGGGTGCTGACATTACTCGCCTTAAACCTGCTGAAAAATTTGTATTGGAGCCCAAAGGGATTCGCTTTATATATGAACCCTACGAACTCAATTCTGATGCCAGAGGCGACCTGAATATTACAATACCTTATTCAGCTTTGAAACAATATATGAATACAAACAATACAGCAATCAGAATGATTGTGGCTAAATAA
- a CDS encoding nitroreductase (COGs: COG0778 Nitroreductase~InterPro IPR000415~KEGG: trq:TRQ2_0548 nitroreductase~PFAM: Nitroreductase-like~SPTR: Nitroreductase;~IMG reference gene:2504107002~PFAM: Nitroreductase family), which yields MDAIFHRRSIRKYVNEAVSDEKIHKILLAGMSAPNAFATYEWNFLVIKSAEGKKKMLEAQPWAKSSENADTLILVCGDSSKEKNEMLLVQNCSAAMENMLIEATYLDLGSLWLGVYGSDEIVRDIRKAYNVPKHLIPIGVVVIGQTVQDRKPHDQFYKDQVHVESFKK from the coding sequence ATGGACGCAATTTTTCACAGAAGAAGTATCCGCAAGTATGTAAACGAAGCCGTATCCGACGAAAAGATTCATAAGATTTTATTAGCAGGAATGTCTGCACCCAATGCTTTTGCCACTTATGAGTGGAATTTCTTAGTCATAAAAAGTGCTGAGGGAAAAAAGAAAATGTTGGAAGCTCAGCCTTGGGCAAAATCATCCGAAAATGCCGATACCTTAATCTTAGTATGTGGTGATTCAAGCAAAGAGAAAAATGAAATGCTATTGGTGCAAAACTGTAGCGCTGCTATGGAAAATATGCTTATTGAAGCTACATATCTTGATTTAGGTAGCTTGTGGCTGGGTGTATATGGTAGTGATGAGATCGTAAGAGATATACGGAAAGCTTATAATGTCCCTAAACATTTAATCCCGATAGGAGTAGTGGTAATTGGTCAGACGGTTCAAGATCGTAAACCTCATGATCAGTTTTACAAAGACCAAGTTCACGTAGAGAGTTTCAAGAAATAG
- a CDS encoding glycine dehydrogenase (COGs: COG1003 Glycine cleavage system protein P (pyridoxal-binding) C-terminal domain~InterPro IPR003437:IPR020580~KEGG: bfs:BF2079 glycine dehydrogenase~PFAM: Glycine cleavage system P-protein, N-terminal~SPTR: Glycine dehydrogenase [decarboxylating];~TIGRFAM: Glycine cleavage system P protein, homodimeric~IMG reference gene:2504107006~PFAM: Glycine cleavage system P-protein~TIGRFAM: glycine dehydrogenase (decarboxylating)): MNTNFLANRHIGINDKDIQEMLKKIGVSSVDELIEKTIPENILLKEPLNLPPAMSEYEYSNHIVELAKKNKIYKTYIGQGWYNTITPAVIQRNVFENPVWYTSYTPYQGEVSQGRLEALMNFQTAISDLTGLPLANCSLLDEATAGAEAMTMMYNLRSRGKKKAKANVLFVDNSVFPETKAVIKTRGIPQGMEIVHGDYKTFEFTDQIFGAIVQYPNNEGSVEDYRVFVEKAHANETLVAVAADILSLALLTPPGEWGADIAFGSSQRLGIPMFYGGPSAGYFATRAEYKRNIPGRIIGWSKDAYGKLCYRMALQTREQHIKRERATSNICTAQALLATMSGFYAVYHGAEGIKEIANRIHQHAITVSEGVKVLGYEQLNEYFFDTLYIKLPSCISLEQFREVALKKEINFRYHDTGEVGISIDETTTDADVQSILCVFGSVAEQELTVKKEEKGCALPKELIRKSDFLTHEVFKKYHTETEMMRYIKRLDRQDISLAHSMISLGSCTMKLNAAAEVIPMTRPEFMGIHPLAPKYQAAGSLEMIENLGNLLQVITGFDGISLQPNSGAAGEYAGLRTIRAYLESIKQGHRSKVIIPASAHGTNPASAVQAGYDIVLVDSDEGGNVCMDDFRKKVEENKDDLAALMITYPSTHGIFEKDIVEICDLIHKAGGQVYMDGANMNAQVGLTNPGYIGADVCHLNLHKTFAIPHGGGGPGVGPICCAKHLVPFLPGHAYLGDNTNEVSSAPYGSVGVMPVTYGYIRMMGEAGLKRATQAAIINANYLAACFNDTYGVVYRGFKGFVGHEMILECRKIHEETGISENDIAKRLMDFGYHAPTLSFPVYGTLMIEPTESESKAELDNFVEVMDTIWKEIHEVKEGKYTLEDNVLVNSPHPEYEMVSDEWNHKYSRAKACYPIESVRNNKFWINVARIDNTLGDRTLLTTRYETFED, from the coding sequence ATGAACACTAATTTTCTAGCCAACAGGCACATCGGTATTAATGACAAAGACATTCAAGAGATGCTGAAGAAAATAGGCGTTTCTTCTGTGGATGAGCTGATTGAGAAGACTATTCCAGAGAATATCTTACTCAAAGAGCCCTTAAATTTGCCACCTGCAATGTCTGAGTACGAATACAGTAATCACATTGTTGAGCTAGCCAAAAAGAATAAGATATATAAAACATATATCGGTCAAGGTTGGTACAATACCATTACACCTGCAGTGATTCAAAGAAATGTCTTTGAAAATCCCGTTTGGTACACCTCATACACCCCATACCAAGGTGAGGTTTCTCAAGGTAGATTGGAAGCATTGATGAATTTCCAAACTGCAATTAGCGATTTGACAGGGTTACCTTTGGCAAACTGTTCGTTGCTAGATGAAGCTACTGCTGGAGCTGAGGCTATGACGATGATGTACAACCTACGTTCTCGTGGTAAGAAAAAAGCAAAAGCAAATGTTCTATTTGTTGATAATTCTGTTTTCCCAGAAACAAAGGCTGTAATCAAAACTCGTGGTATTCCTCAAGGTATGGAAATTGTACACGGAGATTACAAAACATTTGAATTTACAGATCAGATCTTTGGTGCAATCGTACAGTATCCTAATAATGAGGGTAGTGTAGAAGATTATAGAGTGTTTGTAGAAAAAGCACATGCTAATGAAACTTTAGTAGCTGTAGCTGCTGATATCTTAAGCTTGGCTCTACTTACTCCTCCAGGAGAATGGGGTGCTGATATTGCTTTTGGTAGTTCACAGCGTTTGGGTATCCCTATGTTCTATGGGGGGCCATCTGCAGGATATTTTGCTACTCGTGCAGAGTATAAACGAAATATTCCTGGACGTATTATTGGTTGGTCGAAAGATGCGTATGGTAAACTTTGTTACCGTATGGCTCTTCAAACTCGTGAACAACATATTAAGAGAGAAAGAGCTACCTCAAATATCTGTACAGCTCAGGCCTTACTTGCTACTATGTCTGGTTTCTATGCTGTATATCATGGGGCAGAAGGAATTAAAGAGATTGCTAATCGCATCCATCAACATGCCATCACAGTGAGTGAAGGTGTAAAAGTATTGGGATACGAGCAGTTAAATGAATATTTCTTTGATACGCTATATATTAAATTACCGAGCTGCATCTCTTTAGAACAATTTAGAGAAGTAGCTTTGAAGAAAGAAATAAACTTCCGTTATCACGATACAGGAGAAGTAGGCATTAGTATTGATGAAACAACTACTGATGCTGATGTTCAGTCTATTCTTTGTGTGTTTGGTTCTGTTGCAGAACAAGAGCTTACAGTGAAGAAAGAAGAAAAAGGCTGTGCTCTTCCCAAAGAATTAATTCGTAAATCAGACTTCTTAACTCACGAAGTTTTTAAGAAATACCATACAGAAACAGAGATGATGCGTTACATCAAACGCCTAGATCGTCAAGATATCTCTTTGGCTCACTCTATGATTTCTTTGGGTTCGTGTACCATGAAGCTGAATGCTGCGGCAGAAGTGATTCCTATGACTCGTCCAGAGTTTATGGGCATTCACCCATTGGCTCCAAAATACCAAGCAGCAGGTTCGCTAGAGATGATTGAAAACCTAGGAAATTTACTTCAAGTAATTACTGGTTTTGATGGCATCAGCTTACAACCCAACTCGGGTGCAGCAGGCGAGTATGCTGGACTTCGTACTATTCGTGCTTATCTAGAAAGCATCAAGCAAGGTCATAGAAGTAAAGTGATTATTCCTGCATCAGCACACGGAACAAACCCTGCATCGGCAGTTCAAGCGGGTTATGATATAGTCCTTGTAGATTCTGATGAAGGAGGAAACGTATGTATGGACGACTTCCGCAAAAAAGTGGAAGAAAACAAAGACGACTTAGCTGCTTTAATGATTACTTATCCTTCTACACATGGTATCTTCGAAAAAGATATTGTAGAAATCTGTGATTTGATACACAAGGCTGGTGGACAAGTATATATGGATGGTGCTAATATGAATGCACAAGTAGGTCTTACTAATCCTGGTTATATTGGTGCAGACGTATGTCACTTGAATCTACACAAAACATTTGCTATTCCTCATGGTGGTGGTGGTCCTGGTGTTGGTCCTATCTGCTGTGCAAAACACTTAGTACCTTTCTTACCGGGTCATGCGTACTTGGGAGATAATACCAACGAAGTATCTTCTGCTCCTTATGGTAGTGTGGGTGTAATGCCTGTAACTTATGGTTATATCCGTATGATGGGTGAAGCAGGATTGAAGAGAGCTACTCAGGCTGCTATTATCAATGCAAACTATTTGGCTGCTTGCTTTAATGATACTTATGGTGTGGTTTATAGAGGATTCAAAGGCTTTGTTGGTCATGAGATGATTCTTGAATGCAGAAAGATTCATGAAGAAACAGGTATTTCAGAAAATGATATAGCAAAACGTTTGATGGACTTCGGTTATCATGCTCCTACATTGTCATTCCCTGTATATGGTACATTGATGATTGAACCAACCGAGAGTGAAAGTAAGGCAGAGCTAGATAACTTCGTAGAAGTGATGGATACGATTTGGAAAGAAATTCATGAAGTGAAAGAGGGTAAATATACATTGGAAGACAACGTATTGGTAAACTCTCCACACCCAGAATATGAAATGGTATCAGATGAATGGAACCACAAGTATAGCCGTGCTAAAGCTTGTTACCCTATTGAAAGTGTACGTAATAATAAGTTCTGGATCAATGTGGCTCGTATCGACAATACACTTGGTGATAGAACACTATTGACTACTCGTTACGAAACTTTTGAAGATTAA
- a CDS encoding nitroreductase (COGs: COG0778 Nitroreductase~InterPro IPR000415~KEGG: cbb:CLD_2586 nitroreductase family protein~PFAM: Nitroreductase-like~SPTR: Nitroreductase family protein;~IMG reference gene:2504107007~PFAM: Nitroreductase family) — protein MDAIFKRRSIRKYKNEEVSDEKIHKIIQAGMSAPNAFATNEWEFIVIRSAEGHKKLEQSQKWAKSSHNASAVILVCGDTTKETNEKLLVQNCSAAVENMLIEATYLDLGSLWLEAYGSDEFVDNLRREFNIPKHILPIAIVAIGVADQEREPHDKFYEENVHHEVFK, from the coding sequence ATGGACGCAATTTTTAAGAGAAGAAGTATTCGTAAGTACAAAAATGAAGAAGTATCAGACGAAAAGATTCACAAGATTATTCAAGCAGGGATGTCTGCACCCAATGCTTTCGCCACCAATGAATGGGAATTTATAGTAATCCGCAGTGCCGAAGGTCATAAAAAATTGGAACAATCACAAAAGTGGGCCAAGTCTTCTCACAATGCAAGTGCTGTAATTTTAGTGTGTGGAGACACTACTAAGGAAACCAATGAAAAGCTACTTGTCCAAAACTGTAGTGCAGCCGTAGAAAATATGCTTATTGAAGCCACTTACCTAGATTTAGGTAGTTTATGGCTCGAAGCCTATGGTAGTGATGAGTTTGTAGATAACTTACGCCGTGAGTTCAATATTCCGAAGCACATCTTGCCAATTGCTATTGTAGCAATAGGTGTAGCCGACCAAGAACGTGAACCTCATGATAAGTTTTACGAAGAAAATGTACATCACGAAGTGTTTAAATAA
- a CDS encoding Cold-shock protein DNA-binding (InterPro IPR002059:IPR011129~KEGG: bvu:BVU_2583 cold shock protein, putative DNA-binding protein~PFAM: Cold-shock protein, DNA-binding~SMART: Cold shock protein~SPTR: Cold shock protein, putative DNA-binding protein;~IMG reference gene:2504107001~PFAM: 'Cold-shock' DNA-binding domain): MAVTFRKKEVRKRQIEKRREKELRREAKRNETPDTFEEMIAYVDPNGVITDTPPNPEDYREVKLEEIEVSIPTDLEIASESELDGHVKFYNEDRGFGFIKDKESVEQYFFHISNAPEDIERNDHVTFRLEDSPRGLNAVEVEYA, translated from the coding sequence ATGGCAGTTACTTTTAGAAAAAAAGAAGTTAGAAAAAGACAAATTGAAAAACGTAGAGAAAAAGAATTAAGGCGTGAAGCCAAAAGAAATGAAACTCCAGATACCTTTGAGGAGATGATAGCGTATGTTGATCCCAATGGAGTAATTACAGATACGCCACCTAATCCTGAAGATTATAGAGAAGTAAAGTTGGAAGAAATTGAAGTGTCTATTCCTACAGATTTAGAAATAGCAAGTGAATCGGAATTGGATGGGCATGTTAAATTCTACAATGAAGATAGAGGATTTGGTTTCATTAAAGACAAAGAGAGTGTTGAGCAGTATTTTTTCCACATTAGTAATGCTCCCGAAGACATTGAAAGAAATGACCACGTTACATTCCGTCTTGAAGATAGCCCTAGAGGTTTAAATGCCGTTGAAGTAGAGTATGCTTAG
- a CDS encoding beta-lactamase domain protein (COGs: COG0491 Zn-dependent hydrolase including glyoxylase~InterPro IPR001279~KEGG: bfr:BF2026 putative metallo-beta-lactamase~PFAM: Beta-lactamase-like~SMART: Beta-lactamase-like~SPTR: Putative metallo-beta-lactamase;~IMG reference gene:2504107005~PFAM: Metallo-beta-lactamase superfamily) — protein sequence MNIQKFEFNMFPVNSYVLWDDTKEAVVIDPGVFFDTEKEQLKKFIADNGLKIKHLLNTHLHLDHILGNTFMFQEYGIKAEASQDDEYWLEGVAQQGRMFGFEVNDEPVPLGKYLKEGDQIHFGNQTLDIFQVPGHSPGSLVFYNQATGDAFSGDVLFQGSVGRADLQGGNFTALKENIIKKLFILPDETVVHAGHGPSTTIGREKKYNPFFTDVTTH from the coding sequence ATGAATATACAGAAATTTGAATTCAATATGTTTCCTGTTAATAGCTACGTGCTATGGGATGATACGAAGGAAGCAGTAGTGATAGACCCAGGCGTGTTCTTTGATACAGAAAAAGAACAACTTAAAAAGTTTATTGCTGATAATGGATTAAAAATAAAGCACCTTCTAAATACTCACCTTCATCTAGACCATATCCTAGGAAATACTTTTATGTTTCAAGAGTATGGAATAAAGGCTGAAGCGAGTCAAGATGATGAATACTGGCTAGAGGGAGTGGCTCAGCAAGGTAGAATGTTTGGATTCGAAGTGAATGATGAGCCCGTTCCTCTGGGTAAATACTTAAAGGAGGGTGATCAAATTCATTTTGGAAATCAAACCTTAGATATCTTTCAAGTGCCTGGTCACTCACCTGGTAGTTTGGTGTTTTATAATCAAGCAACAGGTGATGCTTTTTCGGGAGATGTACTTTTTCAAGGTAGTGTAGGTAGAGCAGACTTACAAGGAGGAAACTTTACTGCATTAAAAGAGAATATTATCAAAAAACTCTTTATCTTGCCTGATGAGACAGTTGTTCATGCTGGACACGGACCATCAACTACTATAGGTAGAGAAAAAAAGTACAATCCTTTCTTTACAGATGTAACAACTCATTAA
- a CDS encoding Ribosomal RNA small subunit methyltransferase G (COGs: COG0357 S-adenosylmethionine-dependent methyltransferase involved in cell division~HAMAP: rRNA small subunit methyltransferase G~InterPro IPR003682~KEGG: bth:BT_1145 16S rRNA methyltransferase GidB~PFAM: rRNA small subunit methyltransferase G~SPTR: Ribosomal RNA small subunit methyltransferase G;~TIGRFAM: rRNA small subunit methyltransferase G~IMG reference gene:2504107004~PFAM: rRNA small subunit methyltransferase G~TIGRFAM: 16S rRNA (guanine(527)-N(7))-methyltransferase GidB): MELILKYFPNLTEEQKKQFAALYDLYIDWNSKINVISRKDIENLYPHHVLHSLGIARVINFKPGTHVMDLGTGGGFPGIPLAILFPETKFHLVDSIRKKVRVAQEVATAIGLKNVTFKHARAQEEKQEFDFVVSRAVMPLQDLVDIIRKNISKNQQNALPNGLICLKGGELEKETMPVKNRTTIWDLKDEFEEEFFETKKVVYVAL, encoded by the coding sequence ATGGAGTTAATACTCAAATATTTTCCAAACTTAACCGAAGAACAAAAGAAACAGTTTGCAGCCCTTTACGATTTATACATCGATTGGAACTCTAAAATCAATGTAATATCTCGTAAAGATATTGAAAATCTTTACCCTCATCATGTGTTACATTCACTAGGTATAGCTAGAGTAATCAATTTTAAGCCTGGTACTCATGTGATGGATCTGGGCACTGGTGGTGGCTTCCCAGGTATTCCATTGGCCATTTTATTTCCCGAAACTAAATTTCACTTAGTCGATAGTATCCGTAAAAAAGTACGAGTAGCTCAAGAAGTAGCAACAGCTATTGGGTTAAAAAATGTAACTTTTAAGCATGCTCGTGCGCAAGAAGAAAAACAAGAATTCGATTTTGTTGTTAGTAGAGCGGTAATGCCTCTTCAAGACTTGGTAGATATCATCAGAAAGAATATCTCTAAGAACCAACAAAATGCACTTCCCAACGGATTAATCTGTCTCAAAGGGGGAGAATTAGAAAAAGAAACTATGCCCGTAAAAAACAGAACGACCATCTGGGATCTAAAAGATGAGTTTGAGGAAGAGTTTTTTGAAACAAAGAAGGTGGTGTATGTTGCCCTATAA